Proteins encoded in a region of the Agromyces protaetiae genome:
- the hemC gene encoding hydroxymethylbilane synthase, whose amino-acid sequence MSVIRVGTRGSALAMAQTTAIAERIAKAAGGAEIELVPVTTRGDTSRASLSEIGGEGVFATALRDSLLAGDCDLVVHSLKDLPTAEHEGLRLGAVPKRADARDALCARDGLTLETLPEGARVGTGSPRRMAQLLAARPDLEVVDLRGNVDTRLGKVASGELDAVLLAAAGLGRLGRLEAVTELLELAMWPTAPGQGALAIEVRRERGDRDLERALDKIDHPLTRAAVLAERLVLAGLEAGCTAPVAAAAFVEDELLFLTATVYSADGTRQLVSSHAATPESRSAADLAEAARDVASRAVAELLGNGAAELAPPEENR is encoded by the coding sequence GTGAGTGTCATCCGGGTCGGCACGCGTGGCAGCGCGCTCGCGATGGCGCAGACGACGGCCATCGCCGAGCGCATCGCGAAGGCCGCGGGCGGCGCCGAGATCGAGCTGGTGCCGGTGACGACGCGCGGCGACACGTCGCGCGCCTCGCTCAGCGAGATCGGCGGCGAGGGGGTGTTCGCCACGGCGCTCCGCGACTCGCTGCTCGCGGGCGACTGCGACCTGGTCGTGCACTCGCTCAAGGATCTGCCGACGGCCGAGCACGAGGGGCTCAGGCTGGGCGCGGTGCCGAAGCGGGCCGATGCGCGTGACGCGCTCTGCGCCCGCGACGGGCTCACGCTCGAGACGCTGCCCGAGGGGGCACGCGTCGGCACGGGCTCGCCGCGGCGGATGGCACAACTCCTCGCCGCGCGACCCGACCTCGAGGTCGTCGACCTCCGCGGCAATGTCGACACGCGGCTCGGCAAGGTCGCGAGCGGCGAGCTCGACGCGGTGCTGCTCGCGGCAGCGGGGCTCGGCCGGCTCGGCCGTCTCGAGGCCGTGACCGAGCTGCTCGAGCTCGCGATGTGGCCCACCGCGCCGGGTCAGGGCGCGCTCGCGATCGAGGTGCGCCGGGAGCGTGGCGACCGCGACCTCGAGCGGGCTCTGGACAAGATCGACCACCCGCTGACCCGCGCCGCGGTGCTCGCCGAACGGCTGGTGCTCGCCGGTCTCGAGGCGGGGTGCACGGCACCCGTGGCGGCCGCCGCGTTCGTCGAGGACGAACTTCTGTTCCTGACGGCGACGGTGTACAGTGCGGACGGAACGCGGCAGCTGGTCAGCTCGCACGCCGCGACCCCTGAGAGCCGTTCGGCCGCCGACCTGGCGGAGGCGGCCCGCGATGTCGCGTCCCGCGCCGTCGCAGAACTCCTTGGCAACGGCGCCGCGGAACTCGCACCACCCGAGGAGAACCGGTGA
- a CDS encoding uroporphyrinogen-III synthase — translation MTDYETTTGQIPLPKPLAGWRVLVPRGGPWGDSVAASLRARGASPMVAPLINFAPTDDQPALEAALKKLADGGFDWVTVTSATTVDVLSSYGAAIPATTKVAAVGETTAAALVAAGYHVDIVPSEENSARGLLEEWEAATEGEKGLRVLALRSAIAKQVLSIGLARIGHHVEAVVAYRTVGVPVSQKVADDVRAGNVDAVLVTSGSVAEQVQQQLGPLPDSTLVAAIGPQTQRDAAKFGLRVDVVARERSAESLIDAVVSAALARA, via the coding sequence GTGACCGATTACGAGACGACGACGGGACAGATCCCGTTGCCCAAGCCGCTCGCCGGCTGGCGTGTCCTCGTTCCGCGCGGCGGGCCATGGGGCGACAGCGTCGCGGCCTCGCTCCGTGCGCGCGGTGCATCGCCGATGGTCGCGCCCCTGATCAACTTCGCGCCGACCGATGACCAGCCCGCGCTCGAGGCGGCGCTCAAGAAGCTCGCCGACGGCGGGTTCGACTGGGTGACCGTGACCAGCGCGACGACCGTCGACGTGCTCTCGTCCTACGGTGCGGCGATCCCGGCGACGACGAAGGTGGCCGCGGTCGGAGAGACGACCGCCGCCGCTCTCGTGGCCGCCGGGTACCACGTCGACATCGTGCCGAGCGAAGAGAACTCGGCGCGCGGGCTGCTCGAGGAGTGGGAGGCGGCGACCGAAGGTGAGAAGGGCCTGCGCGTGCTCGCGCTTCGCTCGGCGATCGCGAAGCAGGTGCTCTCGATCGGGCTCGCCCGCATCGGCCACCACGTCGAGGCCGTCGTCGCCTACCGCACGGTGGGCGTGCCCGTCTCGCAGAAGGTCGCCGACGATGTGCGCGCGGGCAACGTCGACGCGGTGCTCGTGACCTCGGGCAGCGTGGCCGAGCAGGTGCAGCAGCAGCTGGGCCCGCTTCCCGACTCGACGCTCGTCGCCGCGATCGGCCCGCAGACCCAGCGAGACGCGGCGAAGTTCGGCCTCCGCGTCGACGTCGTCGCCCGCGAACGCAGCGCCGAGTCGCTCATCGACGCGGTCGTCAGCGCCGCCCTCGCGCGCGCCTGA
- the hemB gene encoding porphobilinogen synthase, protein MSVPPRVRPRRLRETPALRRLVSETRLDPADLVLPVFVREGVSEPLPIASMPGVMQHSLESLKGAVAEAAEAGVGGIMLFGVPEVRDAVGSAATDPEGILNVATRVASDEAGGALVVQTDLCLDEFTDHGHCGVLDPLGRVDNDATLERYREMALVQAASGSELLGLSGMMDGQVAAVREALDDAGLTHTAILAYSAKYASAFYGPFRDAVESTLQGDRRTYQLDPGNRREGLREAIIDIDEGADVVMVKPAGSYLDVLADVSAASDVPVWAYQVSGEYAMIEAAAAHGWIERRRAVLESVRSIRRAGADAVLTYWAVEIAGWIRRGVTE, encoded by the coding sequence GTGAGTGTTCCGCCGCGTGTCCGCCCCCGCCGCCTGCGTGAGACGCCGGCATTGCGCCGTCTCGTCTCCGAGACCCGTCTCGATCCCGCCGATCTCGTATTGCCGGTCTTCGTCCGCGAGGGCGTGTCCGAGCCGCTGCCGATCGCCTCGATGCCGGGGGTCATGCAGCACTCGCTCGAGAGTCTCAAGGGCGCGGTCGCCGAGGCCGCCGAGGCCGGTGTCGGCGGCATCATGCTGTTCGGCGTGCCCGAGGTGCGCGACGCGGTCGGGTCGGCCGCGACCGACCCCGAGGGCATCCTCAACGTCGCGACACGCGTCGCGAGCGACGAGGCCGGCGGCGCGCTCGTCGTGCAGACCGATCTCTGCCTCGACGAGTTCACCGACCACGGGCACTGCGGCGTCCTCGACCCGCTCGGCCGCGTCGACAACGACGCCACGCTCGAGCGCTACCGCGAGATGGCCCTCGTGCAGGCCGCATCGGGCTCCGAGCTGCTCGGCCTCTCCGGCATGATGGACGGCCAGGTCGCCGCGGTCCGCGAGGCGCTCGACGACGCCGGCCTCACGCACACCGCGATCCTCGCCTACTCGGCGAAGTACGCCTCCGCGTTCTACGGCCCGTTCCGCGACGCGGTCGAGTCCACGCTCCAGGGCGACCGGCGCACGTACCAGCTCGACCCCGGCAACCGGCGCGAGGGGCTCCGCGAGGCGATCATCGACATCGACGAGGGAGCCGACGTCGTGATGGTCAAGCCCGCGGGCAGCTATCTCGATGTGCTGGCGGATGTCTCGGCGGCCAGCGACGTCCCCGTGTGGGCGTATCAGGTGTCCGGGGAGTACGCCATGATCGAGGCGGCCGCGGCACACGGCTGGATCGAGCGCCGCCGCGCGGTGCTCGAGTCCGTGCGCAGCATCCGCCGGGCCGGCGCCGACGCCGTCCTCACCTACTGGGCCGTCGAGATCGCCGGCTGGATCCGACGGGGAGTCACCGAATGA
- the hemL gene encoding glutamate-1-semialdehyde 2,1-aminomutase, protein MTTNAELFDRARAAIPGGVNSPVRAFGSVGGTPRFLVSASGPYVTDAEGREYVDLVAGWGPAILGHADPRVVEAVTTAASRGLSFGSSTPAETELAELVERRVGPVERLRLVSTGTEATMSAIRLARGFTGRDILVKFAGHYHGHSDGLLAEAGSGLATFALPGSAGVPADVTALTMVLPYNDLEALGTAFAEHGDRIAAVIVEAAAANMGVVPPRPGFNRALVELAHRFGALVISDEVLTGFRVSDAGWWGVEQRGDDPYTPDLLTFGKVIGGGMPVAALGGRADLMEWLAPLGPVYQAGTLSGNPVAVAAGVATLQAADAPVYARLDEASVVVADAVSAALAAEGVAHAVQRAGNLFSVVFGDEVAGGVHDYAGVRRQEAWRYPPFFHAMLDAGVSLPPSVFEAWFLTAAHDDAAIGRIVDALPAAARAAAAAQPR, encoded by the coding sequence ATGACGACGAACGCCGAGCTCTTCGACCGCGCCCGTGCAGCGATCCCGGGCGGCGTGAACTCGCCGGTGCGGGCGTTCGGTTCGGTCGGCGGCACGCCGCGGTTCCTGGTGTCCGCGAGCGGGCCGTACGTCACCGACGCCGAAGGTCGCGAGTACGTGGACCTCGTCGCCGGATGGGGGCCCGCGATCCTCGGCCATGCCGACCCCCGGGTCGTGGAGGCCGTCACCACGGCCGCGAGCCGCGGACTCTCGTTCGGCTCCTCGACCCCCGCCGAGACCGAGCTCGCCGAGCTCGTGGAGCGCCGGGTCGGGCCCGTCGAACGGCTGCGCCTGGTCTCGACGGGCACCGAGGCGACCATGAGCGCCATCCGGCTTGCGCGCGGGTTCACCGGCCGCGACATCCTGGTCAAGTTCGCCGGCCACTACCACGGCCACTCCGACGGCCTGCTCGCCGAGGCCGGCTCGGGCCTCGCCACGTTCGCGCTCCCCGGGTCCGCCGGCGTGCCGGCCGACGTCACGGCGCTCACGATGGTGCTGCCGTACAACGACCTCGAGGCGCTCGGCACGGCGTTCGCGGAGCACGGCGACCGCATCGCCGCGGTCATCGTCGAGGCCGCGGCCGCGAACATGGGCGTCGTACCGCCCCGGCCCGGATTCAATCGCGCGCTCGTCGAGCTCGCGCACCGGTTCGGCGCGCTCGTCATCTCCGACGAGGTCCTCACCGGCTTCCGGGTCTCCGACGCGGGCTGGTGGGGTGTCGAGCAGCGTGGCGACGACCCGTACACACCCGACCTGCTCACGTTCGGCAAGGTCATCGGCGGGGGCATGCCGGTCGCGGCGCTCGGCGGTCGCGCCGACCTCATGGAGTGGCTCGCGCCGCTCGGCCCCGTCTATCAGGCGGGCACGCTGTCGGGGAACCCGGTCGCGGTCGCCGCGGGCGTCGCCACGCTGCAGGCGGCGGATGCTCCGGTGTACGCGCGTCTCGACGAGGCATCCGTCGTCGTGGCCGACGCGGTCTCCGCCGCGCTCGCCGCCGAGGGGGTCGCGCACGCCGTGCAGCGCGCGGGCAACCTCTTCAGCGTCGTATTCGGTGACGAGGTCGCTGGGGGCGTGCACGACTACGCGGGCGTCAGACGCCAGGAGGCGTGGCGGTACCCGCCGTTCTTCCACGCCATGCTCGATGCCGGGGTCTCGCTGCCGCCGTCGGTGTTCGAGGCCTGGTTCCTCACGGCCGCGCATGACGATGCGGCCATCGGCCGGATCGTCGACGCGCTGCCCGCCGCTGCGCGCGCCGCGGCCGCCGCGCAGCCCCGCTGA
- a CDS encoding winged helix DNA-binding domain-containing protein: protein MDAAELRSRRLLAQRLRGPVATTPAELVRRAVAVQSQEYLPAQWGLAQRIPAAQRPDAAAVAAAIDDGQILRTHVLRPTWHFVAPEDARWLLELSAERVHRVNRTYYRRTGIEEVLVAGSDAIARATADGPCTRAELAAALDAAGLPLTGTALALLIMYAELERVVISGPSAGKQRTYAAFDERVPAAPARHRDEALADLAERYLVSRGPASARDFAAWSGFTLGDARTALASAAERTAGRVEALDDELWHDASVSALWHEASDIEPCDAGDPERVDLLQAYDEYIMGYAAPRAYLQPPGRGTPVIPEFPLHAMMAGGVMAGRWAPTVRPASASVRIVPWRRMSRTELRSRDAVVAEVEAFLGVPVTVDVEPVSRV, encoded by the coding sequence GTGGACGCCGCGGAGCTGCGTTCGCGCCGCCTGTTGGCGCAGCGGTTGCGCGGGCCGGTCGCGACGACGCCCGCGGAGCTCGTGCGGCGCGCCGTCGCCGTGCAATCGCAGGAGTACCTGCCCGCGCAATGGGGTCTGGCCCAGCGGATCCCGGCCGCGCAACGGCCGGATGCGGCCGCCGTGGCCGCCGCGATCGACGACGGGCAGATCCTGCGCACCCACGTCCTGCGACCCACGTGGCACTTCGTCGCGCCAGAAGACGCGCGCTGGCTGCTCGAGCTCTCCGCCGAGCGGGTGCACCGCGTGAACCGCACCTACTACCGTCGCACGGGCATCGAGGAGGTGCTCGTCGCAGGCAGCGACGCGATCGCGCGAGCCACCGCCGACGGACCGTGCACCCGTGCGGAGCTCGCCGCGGCGCTCGACGCGGCCGGCCTGCCGCTCACCGGCACCGCACTCGCCCTGCTCATCATGTACGCCGAGCTCGAGCGAGTCGTCATCTCCGGGCCGAGCGCCGGCAAGCAGCGCACCTATGCCGCGTTCGACGAACGGGTGCCCGCGGCCCCCGCGCGTCACCGGGACGAGGCGCTCGCCGACCTCGCGGAGCGATACCTGGTCAGCCGCGGGCCAGCCTCCGCGCGAGACTTCGCCGCCTGGTCGGGCTTCACGCTGGGCGACGCGCGCACCGCCTTGGCCTCGGCGGCCGAACGCACCGCCGGGCGGGTCGAGGCACTCGACGACGAGCTCTGGCACGACGCGTCGGTCTCCGCGCTCTGGCACGAGGCATCCGACATCGAGCCCTGCGACGCCGGGGATCCCGAGCGCGTCGATCTGCTCCAGGCCTACGACGAATACATCATGGGCTACGCCGCGCCTCGCGCGTACCTGCAGCCGCCCGGCCGCGGAACGCCCGTCATCCCCGAGTTCCCGCTGCACGCGATGATGGCCGGCGGCGTGATGGCGGGCCGGTGGGCGCCGACCGTGCGGCCCGCGAGCGCGAGCGTGCGCATCGTGCCATGGCGACGGATGTCTCGCACCGAGCTCCGATCGCGCGACGCGGTCGTCGCCGAGGTCGAGGCCTTCCTCGGGGTGCCCGTGACCGTCGACGTCGAGCCGGTCTCGCGCGTCTGA
- a CDS encoding ABC transporter permease produces MMRALASELQKVFTTRIWWVLAILLVAYVALMSGGLGAMFGLLATDPEALGGTQQGAIPTGDQLAPLLYSFASSVGYVFPVLLGALAVTSEFRHRTLTQTFLVTPRRGTVLGAKFASQLGFGAGLGVIGFAAAVGAGAGALSLWGLDTALDASDTWALIGRGVLAMALWGAIGVGIGSVIPNQVAAIVIVIAFTQFVEPVLRLVASLSDVTANVAKFLPGAASDALVGASFYNLAGMGASAPLEWWQGGLVLGGIALVLAIIGGATTWRRDVS; encoded by the coding sequence ATGATGCGCGCACTCGCCTCAGAGCTCCAGAAGGTCTTCACGACCCGCATCTGGTGGGTGCTCGCCATCCTCCTCGTCGCGTACGTCGCCCTCATGTCGGGCGGCCTCGGCGCGATGTTCGGGCTACTCGCGACCGATCCCGAGGCGCTCGGCGGCACACAGCAGGGAGCCATCCCCACCGGCGACCAGCTCGCACCACTGCTGTACAGCTTCGCGTCGTCCGTCGGGTACGTCTTCCCGGTGCTGCTCGGCGCGCTCGCCGTGACCAGCGAGTTCCGGCACCGTACCCTCACCCAGACCTTCCTGGTCACGCCGCGTCGCGGCACGGTGCTCGGAGCGAAGTTCGCCTCGCAGCTCGGGTTCGGCGCGGGCCTCGGAGTGATCGGCTTCGCGGCGGCCGTCGGCGCAGGCGCCGGCGCGCTCTCACTGTGGGGGCTCGACACCGCGCTCGACGCCTCCGACACGTGGGCGCTCATCGGTCGCGGCGTGCTCGCCATGGCGCTCTGGGGCGCGATCGGCGTCGGCATCGGCTCCGTGATCCCGAACCAGGTGGCAGCCATCGTCATCGTCATCGCGTTCACGCAGTTCGTCGAACCGGTACTGCGCCTCGTCGCCTCGCTCTCGGACGTGACCGCGAACGTCGCGAAGTTCCTGCCCGGGGCGGCGAGCGACGCACTCGTCGGCGCATCCTTCTACAATCTGGCCGGCATGGGGGCCTCGGCGCCGCTCGAGTGGTGGCAGGGCGGGCTGGTGCTCGGCGGCATCGCGCTCGTGCTCGCCATCATCGGCGGCGCCACGACCTGGCGCCGGGACGTGTCGTGA
- a CDS encoding ATP-binding cassette domain-containing protein, which produces MAAGIPIEVTGLTKRFGAVTAVEDLSFTVQPGLVTGFLGPNGAGKTTTLRVLLGLVRASEGTATFGGTRYADLEDPATKVGASLEASFHPGRTARNHLGVVATAAGLPRTRVQQVLEQVGLDQYADRRVGGYSLGMRQRLALASTLLGDPGVLVLDEPINGLDPEGIKWIRGFLQSLAREGRTVLVSSHLLSEVQQSVDEVVIISRGRLVKTGTLSSLELDESPRTIVDSPDRAALGAALTAAGLGFTEGRNGFIVEEPDPGRVGDAAFAGGVRLNSLHRLKSGLEDSFLTLVGEGTE; this is translated from the coding sequence ATGGCAGCGGGAATCCCGATCGAAGTCACCGGGTTGACGAAACGGTTCGGTGCGGTGACCGCCGTCGAGGACCTCAGCTTCACCGTGCAACCGGGCCTCGTGACCGGCTTCCTCGGGCCGAACGGCGCGGGCAAGACCACGACGCTGCGGGTGCTGCTCGGACTCGTGCGTGCCAGCGAGGGCACCGCCACGTTCGGCGGCACCCGGTACGCGGACCTCGAGGACCCGGCGACCAAGGTCGGCGCGTCGCTCGAGGCGAGCTTCCATCCGGGCCGCACTGCACGCAACCACCTCGGCGTCGTCGCGACCGCCGCCGGGCTCCCGCGGACCCGCGTGCAGCAGGTGCTCGAGCAGGTCGGTCTCGACCAGTACGCCGACCGCCGCGTCGGCGGCTACTCGCTCGGCATGCGGCAGCGGCTCGCGCTCGCCTCGACGCTGCTCGGCGACCCGGGCGTGCTCGTGCTCGACGAACCCATCAACGGCCTCGACCCAGAGGGCATCAAGTGGATCCGCGGATTCCTGCAGTCCCTCGCGCGGGAGGGCCGCACCGTGCTCGTCAGCTCCCACCTGCTGAGCGAGGTGCAGCAATCGGTCGACGAGGTCGTGATCATCTCGCGAGGGCGGCTCGTGAAGACCGGAACGCTCTCGAGCCTCGAGCTCGACGAGTCCCCGCGCACGATCGTGGACTCGCCCGACCGCGCGGCGCTCGGCGCGGCGCTCACGGCCGCAGGCTTGGGCTTCACCGAGGGCCGCAACGGATTCATCGTGGAAGAGCCCGATCCCGGCCGGGTCGGCGACGCCGCATTCGCAGGCGGCGTCCGGCTCAACAGCCTGCATCGACTGAAATCGGGCCTCGAGGACTCGTTCCTCACGCTCGTCGGCGAGGGGACGGAATGA
- a CDS encoding isocitrate lyase/PEP mutase family protein, producing MTGASPTSTTVTRAAELRRLHEASELLQVVNVWDVASAKVVAGLPGTTAIATASHSIAATFGYPDGEAIPVELMLDMCGRIARAVDVPVSADLEAGYGAPGETIRRAIGEGIVGANLEDEMKPLAASAAAVREAVAAADAEGVPFALNARTDAFLRAGDRPREDIVAAAIERGRAYLDEGATCVFVPGNFGDDVVAELVAGIGDRRVSVIGLSELPPPARLETLGVARVSYGPYTQRVALGALEDLARDLIGGGVLPSGIRPLN from the coding sequence ATGACGGGCGCCTCCCCCACCTCGACCACGGTCACGCGCGCCGCCGAGCTCCGGCGCCTGCACGAGGCATCCGAGCTGTTGCAGGTCGTGAACGTGTGGGACGTGGCGAGCGCGAAGGTCGTGGCCGGGCTGCCCGGCACGACCGCGATCGCCACCGCGAGCCACTCGATCGCCGCGACGTTCGGGTATCCCGACGGTGAGGCGATCCCGGTCGAGCTCATGCTCGACATGTGCGGGCGCATCGCCCGCGCCGTCGACGTTCCCGTGAGCGCAGACCTCGAAGCCGGCTACGGCGCGCCCGGCGAGACCATACGTCGCGCGATCGGCGAGGGCATCGTGGGCGCCAACCTCGAAGACGAGATGAAGCCGCTCGCCGCATCGGCAGCGGCCGTGCGCGAGGCCGTGGCCGCCGCCGACGCCGAAGGCGTGCCGTTCGCGCTCAATGCCCGCACCGACGCCTTCCTGCGCGCGGGCGACCGCCCGCGCGAAGACATCGTCGCCGCGGCGATCGAGCGCGGGCGCGCCTACCTCGACGAGGGCGCGACCTGCGTGTTCGTGCCGGGCAACTTCGGCGACGACGTCGTCGCCGAACTCGTCGCGGGCATCGGCGACCGGCGCGTGAGCGTCATCGGCCTGTCGGAGCTGCCGCCGCCCGCGCGTCTCGAAACGCTCGGCGTCGCACGCGTCTCATACGGCCCCTACACCCAGCGGGTCGCGCTCGGCGCGCTCGAAGACCTTGCACGCGACCTCATCGGGGGCGGCGTCCTACCCAGTGGCATCCGCCCCCTCAACTGA
- a CDS encoding LssY C-terminal domain-containing protein codes for MSAVREASAEVAPATPARPVRLSVNALLDGFVFVYAGLAVVWLAWLILSESFEFGWFGIAFFVLFWLVLAYLVLPRLHRILTTIYVPNYFIGRARTSDGLLGDPVNLAFLGDEADLHAAMEAAGWTRADEVSFASGWRIVMSTLSRRSYDEAPVSPLFLFGRKQDFAYQQEVEGNPAKRHHVRFWRTPDEWLLPGGRRVDWLAAGTFDRAVGFSLFTLQITHKIDADIDVERDHIVRTLREGEASVRVDVIEDFSTGYHSRNGGGDTIRTDGDLPVVDVRSVVETPAPSPAKRPADSWGETAGKRPAFESPVVLVAPEAPPATMPRPTAIALGAGLIVLRVLLGIVWLLALALDWNRIVQDDLGLAPTDDDWAALSGTALTIVLVGGAVVLAVQLVFAWLVFLGKNWARIAVMAIAMASITIAALDYFIGDSEITIRTTLLTLACDILVLLALSSRAARAYARRRR; via the coding sequence ATGAGCGCCGTTCGTGAGGCATCCGCCGAGGTCGCGCCGGCGACGCCGGCCCGACCGGTGCGACTGTCGGTGAATGCGCTGCTCGACGGGTTCGTCTTCGTCTACGCGGGGCTCGCGGTCGTGTGGCTCGCGTGGCTCATCTTGAGCGAGTCGTTCGAGTTCGGCTGGTTCGGGATCGCGTTCTTCGTCCTGTTCTGGCTCGTGCTCGCGTACCTGGTGCTGCCGCGGCTGCACCGCATCCTCACGACCATCTATGTGCCGAACTATTTCATCGGCCGAGCGAGGACGAGCGACGGGCTGCTCGGCGATCCGGTGAACCTCGCGTTCCTCGGCGACGAGGCCGATCTGCACGCCGCGATGGAGGCCGCCGGGTGGACGCGGGCCGATGAGGTCAGCTTCGCGAGCGGATGGCGTATCGTGATGTCGACGCTCAGCCGCCGCAGCTACGACGAGGCGCCGGTGAGCCCGCTGTTCCTGTTCGGGCGCAAGCAGGACTTCGCGTACCAGCAGGAGGTCGAGGGCAACCCCGCGAAGCGGCATCACGTGCGGTTCTGGCGCACGCCCGACGAGTGGCTGCTCCCCGGCGGCCGCCGCGTGGACTGGCTCGCGGCCGGCACGTTCGACCGCGCGGTGGGCTTCTCGCTGTTCACACTGCAGATCACGCACAAGATCGACGCGGACATCGACGTCGAACGCGATCACATCGTGCGGACGCTGCGCGAGGGCGAGGCCTCGGTGCGGGTCGACGTGATCGAGGACTTCTCGACCGGCTATCACTCGCGCAACGGCGGCGGCGACACGATCCGCACCGATGGCGACCTGCCCGTCGTCGACGTGCGGAGCGTGGTCGAGACGCCAGCGCCGTCGCCGGCCAAGCGCCCGGCCGACAGCTGGGGTGAGACGGCGGGCAAACGGCCGGCGTTCGAGTCGCCGGTCGTGCTGGTCGCTCCCGAGGCGCCGCCCGCGACCATGCCCCGGCCGACGGCCATCGCGCTCGGCGCGGGGCTCATCGTGCTCCGTGTCCTGCTCGGCATCGTGTGGCTGCTCGCCCTCGCCCTCGACTGGAACCGGATCGTGCAAGACGACCTCGGCCTCGCGCCGACCGACGACGATTGGGCGGCGCTGTCGGGCACGGCGCTCACGATCGTGCTCGTGGGCGGCGCGGTCGTGCTCGCGGTGCAGCTCGTCTTCGCCTGGCTCGTGTTCCTCGGCAAGAACTGGGCGAGGATCGCGGTGATGGCGATCGCCATGGCGAGCATCACGATCGCCGCACTCGACTACTTCATCGGCGACAGCGAGATCACGATCCGCACGACGCTGCTCACGCTCGCGTGCGACATCCTCGTGCTGCTCGCCCTCTCGAGCCGCGCCGCACGCGCCTACGCCCGCCGCCGTCGCTGA
- a CDS encoding ArsR/SmtB family transcription factor, producing MHPFEIVAEPVRRRIIETLAVGEHQVGVLNDVITAEFAVTRSAVSHHLRIMRDEHVVDVRSDGAQGRLYALNAEYLDSLDHAVGELFHLWDHRYGSLYRRAPLHPAPTSRRPHRLGRKGTRGRRPTLPDAADHTDPATPTHPAREATSADPADP from the coding sequence GTGCATCCGTTCGAGATCGTGGCCGAGCCCGTCCGCCGGCGCATCATCGAGACCCTGGCAGTCGGCGAACACCAGGTCGGGGTGCTCAACGACGTCATCACGGCGGAGTTCGCGGTGACGCGCTCGGCGGTCTCGCACCATCTGCGCATCATGCGCGACGAACATGTCGTCGACGTCAGGAGCGACGGCGCCCAAGGTCGCCTGTACGCACTCAATGCGGAGTACCTCGATTCGCTCGACCATGCGGTCGGCGAGCTCTTCCACCTCTGGGATCACCGGTACGGCTCGCTCTATCGCCGGGCGCCCCTCCACCCCGCGCCCACCTCCCGCAGGCCGCACCGCCTCGGCCGCAAGGGCACGCGCGGTCGCCGCCCCACCCTGCCCGATGCTGCCGACCACACCGACCCAGCCACCCCAACCCACCCAGCCCGCGAAGCCACGTCGGCCGACCCGGCCGACCCGTAA
- a CDS encoding LysE family translocator, translated as MVPLENLLAFAAAAVVLIVIPGPSVLFTIGRSLALGRLGGLLSVLGNALGVVPLAAAVALGVGALVAQSVVLFTIIKIAGALYLVYLGIQAIRHRHASAAAASAGVAPRSHWRQLLEGFVVGITNPKTIAFFVAVLPQFVDFTAGMIPLQLFELGLVFIVLALICDSIWALAASAARSWFARSPRRASGLAATGGVMMIGLGGVLALSGNRH; from the coding sequence GTGGTCCCCCTCGAGAACCTGCTGGCGTTCGCCGCCGCCGCGGTCGTGCTGATCGTGATCCCGGGGCCGAGCGTGCTCTTCACGATCGGCCGCTCGCTCGCGCTCGGCCGCCTCGGCGGCCTGCTCAGCGTGCTCGGCAATGCGCTCGGCGTGGTGCCGCTGGCGGCCGCCGTCGCGCTCGGTGTGGGCGCACTCGTCGCCCAATCGGTCGTGCTCTTCACGATCATCAAGATCGCGGGCGCACTGTACCTCGTCTACCTCGGCATCCAGGCGATCCGCCACCGCCACGCATCCGCCGCGGCCGCCAGCGCTGGCGTCGCGCCCCGCTCGCACTGGCGTCAGTTGCTCGAAGGATTCGTCGTCGGCATCACGAACCCCAAGACGATCGCCTTCTTCGTCGCGGTGCTGCCGCAGTTCGTCGACTTCACGGCCGGGATGATCCCGCTGCAGCTGTTCGAGCTCGGCCTCGTCTTCATCGTGCTCGCGCTCATCTGCGACTCGATCTGGGCGCTCGCCGCCAGCGCGGCGCGCTCCTGGTTCGCCCGCTCGCCGCGCCGCGCATCCGGCCTCGCCGCCACGGGCGGTGTCATGATGATCGGCCTCGGCGGCGTGCTCGCCCTCTCGGGCAACCGCCACTGA
- a CDS encoding VOC family protein — MIESAFPILEVSDLPRALEFYCDAFGAELVYRFPDAGEPVYVSLKAGSSSLGIGLAEDAAPGVPSNLLLWFYVDDVDRVARELTAAGATMLEEPVDQPWGERVAFVADPFGTRVRLATMPQAVASQPAAEE; from the coding sequence ATGATCGAGTCGGCGTTCCCGATCCTCGAGGTCTCCGATCTCCCGCGGGCACTCGAGTTCTACTGCGACGCCTTCGGCGCGGAGCTCGTGTACCGCTTCCCTGACGCGGGCGAGCCCGTGTACGTCTCGCTCAAGGCGGGATCGTCGTCGCTCGGCATCGGCCTGGCTGAGGACGCGGCGCCCGGGGTGCCGTCGAACCTCCTGCTGTGGTTCTACGTCGACGATGTCGACCGGGTGGCGCGCGAGCTCACGGCGGCCGGCGCGACGATGCTCGAGGAGCCGGTCGACCAGCCTTGGGGCGAGCGAGTCGCGTTCGTCGCGGATCCGTTCGGCACGCGCGTGCGTCTCGCGACGATGCCGCAGGCTGTTGCGTCGCAGCCGGCAGCTGAGGAGTAG